Part of the Bacillus sp. N1-1 genome, ATGAAGAACTTTCTCTCTCACAAGCTCAGCTACAATAAAGCGTTCAGGGTGATCGGTAACATGATCACTTGGATAATACTGCGGTCCTTCTTCAAGGTAGTCAACAACTTGCTCAAGAAGAGTGTTAACGTTATTTCCCTGCAATGCAGAGATTGGAACAATTTCAGCAAAAGAATATTTATCTTTATAAAAATTGATCATAGGGAATAGCTGTTCTGGATGAACCTGGTCAATTTTGTTAATGACAAGAAAGACTGGGCTTTCTACATTTTGCAAACGATCTATAATATACTGATCACCAGCACCATATCCTTCTTCTGCATTAATCACAAATAAAATTAAATCAACTTCATTTAATGAACTCTGAGCCATTTTGATCATAAAATCGCCAAGTTTATGTTTAGGCTTATGAATACCTGGCGTATCAATGAAAACAACCTGAGCATCATCTCTTGAATAGACACCCTGTACCTTATTTCGGGTGGTTTGTGCTTTATCACTCATAATCGCAATTTTTTGTCCAATAACTTCGTTTAACAACGTCGATTTCCCTACATTTGGTCTACCGACGATTGATACAAATCCTGACTTAAACACTTCTTTACTCATTCAAATCCTCCGGTGAAAATGCGCCAGGAAGTAATTCGCTGACGGTTAATTCTTGTATTTTTCCATCTAAGTTAGTTAAAATCACTTGCATTTCTGGGTCACACAGTTCTGAGATCACTTGTCTACATGCACCACACGGTGGGACAGGACGTTTTGTATCAGCTACCACTGCAATGGCTTTATATGATTTATGGCCTTCTGAGTAGGCTTTAAATAAAGCCGTACGCTCTGCACAATTACACATACTATAAGCAGCATTTTCAATATTACATCCGCCAAATACCGTACCATCCTCAGACAGCAATGCTGCACCTACTTTAAACTTTGAGTAGGGCACATAGGCCATCTCTCTTGCT contains:
- the era gene encoding GTPase Era, which codes for MSKEVFKSGFVSIVGRPNVGKSTLLNEVIGQKIAIMSDKAQTTRNKVQGVYSRDDAQVVFIDTPGIHKPKHKLGDFMIKMAQSSLNEVDLILFVINAEEGYGAGDQYIIDRLQNVESPVFLVINKIDQVHPEQLFPMINFYKDKYSFAEIVPISALQGNNVNTLLEQVVDYLEEGPQYYPSDHVTDHPERFIVAELVREKVLHLTREEIPHSVTVVTEQMVKREGSDVIDIHVTVVVERSSQKGIIIGKQGKMLKEVGKRARQDIEALLGSRVFMEIWVKVVKDWRNKPSSLRDYGYREDDY
- a CDS encoding cytidine deaminase yields the protein MEKQMLIEEAKKAREMAYVPYSKFKVGAALLSEDGTVFGGCNIENAAYSMCNCAERTALFKAYSEGHKSYKAIAVVADTKRPVPPCGACRQVISELCDPEMQVILTNLDGKIQELTVSELLPGAFSPEDLNE